In Oligoflexia bacterium, the following are encoded in one genomic region:
- a CDS encoding tetratricopeptide repeat protein, whose product MEEVYNKAFEYLQDKDNLESVDKGLAILEEIYQQDPNNIKACFEYAGGWDSIGQEEKAVIYYEKVKVMGIKQLPKNDQPCFYVQYGSTLRNLKQFDQAKVVFEEGVKAFPDFLAIQLFQALNFCSMGIEIEKNKIYLEEQIKQINHPSVERYSRSLKNYLNQLMQN is encoded by the coding sequence ATGGAAGAAGTTTACAACAAAGCATTTGAATACTTGCAAGATAAAGATAATTTAGAATCTGTAGATAAAGGTTTAGCAATATTAGAGGAAATATATCAACAAGACCCTAACAATATTAAAGCTTGTTTTGAGTATGCAGGTGGTTGGGATAGCATAGGCCAAGAAGAAAAAGCAGTTATTTACTATGAAAAAGTAAAAGTAATGGGCATTAAACAATTACCTAAAAATGATCAGCCTTGTTTTTATGTTCAATATGGGAGCACCTTAAGAAATTTAAAACAATTTGATCAAGCTAAGGTCGTATTTGAGGAAGGTGTTAAAGCTTTCCCTGATTTTTTGGCCATTCAATTGTTTCAAGCGCTCAATTTTTGTTCAATGGGTATTGAAATAGAAAAAAATAAAATTTATCTTGAAGAACAAATAAAACAAATCAATCATCCTTCAGTAGAAAGATATAGTCGTTCATTGAAAAACTATTTAAACCAGTTAATGCAAAACTAA
- a CDS encoding class I SAM-dependent methyltransferase, with translation MNILDVGCGEGFLYNPIINLNIVYDGMDRSEALINIAKKKWSEDHFYCLSYNDIISGNTHNLKATYDCILFNFSLLDEATIEQLSAFKNLLTNDGVILIQTLHPCFIEKEYKDYWTEEHFDFSHIKFKGTMKWFRRTLSSWFNVFNQAKLCIIDISEPQGDTQKPNSLIFTLKSIS, from the coding sequence ATAAACATTCTAGATGTAGGCTGTGGTGAAGGTTTTTTATATAATCCAATAATTAATTTAAATATAGTTTATGATGGCATGGATCGATCAGAAGCGCTTATCAATATAGCAAAAAAAAAGTGGAGCGAAGACCATTTTTATTGCCTTTCATACAATGATATTATTTCTGGTAATACTCATAACTTAAAAGCCACTTATGATTGTATTTTATTTAACTTTTCTCTATTGGATGAAGCTACTATTGAGCAATTAAGTGCTTTTAAAAATCTTTTAACAAATGATGGGGTGATTTTAATTCAAACATTACATCCATGTTTTATTGAAAAAGAATATAAAGATTATTGGACAGAAGAACATTTTGACTTTTCTCACATCAAATTTAAGGGAACAATGAAATGGTTTCGTAGAACCCTGTCCAGTTGGTTTAATGTGTTTAATCAAGCCAAATTGTGCATCATTGATATATCTGAACCTCAAGGTGACACCCAAAAACCCAATTCGTTGATATTTACACTTAAATCTATCAGTTAA